The genomic window TGAATCATGATGATTTAAAAGAACTGATGCGTGATGCGTTCTTTGTGGTGGGAAGTAAGAAGATTTCAGATTTATTGAAAATTTTCCAGCAGAAGAAGCAGCATTTGGCAATCGTAATCGATGAATTCGGAGGAACGGAAGGAATTATTACTCTTGAAGATATTTTAGAGGAGCTTGTTGGAGAAATCCAGGATGAAGAGGATGACGAGGAAAAGATTGTCGATAAAATCGGTGAAAATATTTATTGGGTTCAGGCAACTCAGCCATTGGATGAAATTAATGAGTTTTTACCTAAGAAATTACCTCTTTCAGAAGAAAGTGAATACAATACATTAGCAGGATTTATTCTTCATGCGTTGGAGGATATTCCGGAGGAAAACCAGGAGTTCGACTTAGACAGCTATCATTTCAAAATTCTGAAAATGAATAATAAAAGTGTCGAGCTTGTGGAATTGGTGTATGTACAGCCTAATAATACAAATGAATTGGCAGATAAATTAGGAGAAGTTTAAAATTAGGGAATATGTTTTTTCATAACCATATAGAAGATTACGAAAACCCGAAACGACAGTATGAAGAAGAAGTACTTGTACTGGATGATTTGGATGAAGTGTACAAGCTGGTATTGCATAATGACGATGTACATACTTTCGATTATGTGATAGATTCTCTGATCGAGATTTGTAAGCATACACTGGAACAGGCTGAACAATGTACCATATTAGTACATTTCAAGGGCAAATGCACTGTAAAAACAGGCTCAATGGATCTTTTGAAGCCTATGCATGAAAAATTGATTTCAAGGGAATTAACAAGTGAAATTGTGTAAGATTTTTTTAATCTTTATTAATGATAAAATAAAAAGAGTTCAGGATTTCCTAAACTCTTTTTTATTTAAAACTTATTCAATAGTTCTGTTATACTAAGCAGATAAAATGTCATTCCGACGGAGGAGGAATCTTTTGATAGTAGTTTGAGATTCTTCACTTCACCCTATTACGTTCAGAATGACAAGTTATCTATAACATTTTGATTCTTGTTATAGATAGTAGTTTTTTTAAGTCTTCTAACTCTTCTTTTATTCTGTATCAAGAATTAAAATGATTACCAGTTTTTATCCACCATATAAATAAGCTGGGTCATTACCGTAGCACCAAGAAGTAATTCTCTTCTGTTAACTTTCTCAAAAGTATCTTCTTCGGTATGGTGAATATCAAAATATCTCTGAGAATCCGGAACAAGCTCAGCAGTGGGAACTCCCATATCCCGAAGCGGGTAAATATCAGTTCCGGAATATTGATTTTCAAAATCATAAGCTCCGTAAGGAAGAAACAGGCTTTTCCAGCCTTGAATCTGTTTTCTTTTCGTTTCATCCATTTCCAGAGCAACTCCTCTCGGAGTAAATCCTCCTGCATCAGATTCTATGGCGAAAATGTGTTTTTCGTTGTTTTCTTTAGCTGTTTTACCATATTGTATTCCGCCTTTTACTCCATTTTCTTCGTTAGCGAAACAAACCACCCGAATCGTATGATTATTTTGAATTCCCAATTTTTTGAATGTTCTCAACACTTCAATACTTTGAACAATTCCGGCTCCGTCATCATGAGCGCCCTCACCGACATCCCAGGAGTCTAAGTGCCCCCCCACAACGATTACATTTTGATCTTTTTTTCCTGTGATTTCACCAATAACAGAATGGGAGAGTCTTTCTCCTTTCATGCCACAGTTGGAGTTAAGTTTTGCCGTAACTTTTTGAGATTTCAAAAGCTTTTCAAGCTCATCGGCAACGGTATTTCCAATGGCAACCGCAGGAATTTTTTTATCATCCTGATAACGCATGGCTCCGGTATGCGGAACATCATCAAAAGCTGAGGAAAGAGATCTGATAATGGCAAATTTTCCGCCTTTTTTTGCTGTTAATGAAGCGGCTGTTGTTCTGTATTTTGCCGCATCACTATATCCTTTAAACGTTTCGATATAAGACTGACTAAACGGATAGTTGAAGAAAACAATTTTATCTTTTACCTTTTCTGCAGGTAGTTTTTCATACTCATCCATAGATTTTACCATGATAATTTCTCCCGAAATGTTTTTACCGCCTGTTCCTTCGGAATTTCCTAAAGAAAGCATTTTTAAGCTTTTCCATTTTCCCGCATCGGTTTTGATCTGTAAAGATTCTTTGCCTCTTTCCCAAACCGGAATCATGACCTCCTGTAACCAGACTTTATCGGCTCCTGCATCACGAAGCTGTTGTGCAGCCCATTGAACGGATTTTTCATAAGCTGCAGAACCGCTCAGGCGATGTCCTATATTTTTAGTTAAATCTCTGAGTTCATTATAAGCTTTTCCGTTATTTAAAATTTCTGTTGAAATCTTACTGAATTGTATTGAATCTTCTTTGGTCTGTGCTACAGCGGCGAGATTCAATACGATGCATATTGTTCCTAAAACTTTTTTCATTTTACCAGTTTTGATCGATCATAAGTACCATTTGTGTCATAACCACCGAACCTAAAAGGAGTTCACGTTTATTTACTTTATCATAAGTGTCCTGAACAGAGTGGTGGTAATCGAAATATCTTTGTGTGTCTACTACAAGCTCAGCCAGAGGAATATCCAGTTTTTTCAATGGAGAAATATCCTGAATCGCATCGGTCTGGTCAAAATCGTAAACACCGTAAGGAAGGAAGTAATTTTTCCATTCGAAAATCTGTCTTCTTCTTTGTGGCGACATATCCAATGAGAATCCTCTCGGAGAATATCCTCCTGCATCGGTTCCTAATGCAAAAATGTGCTTCTCATCCTTCTTTTTAACAGAAGAAGCATACATTTCACGGCCTTGTCCGCCGTTTTCACTGTTAGCAAACAAAACCACTCTTATCGTATGGTTATTTTCATAGCCAAGAGCTTTCAATGTTCTTAAGACTTCGATACATTGTACAACACCGGTCCCGTCGTCAATAGCGCCTTCCCCAAAATCCCAGGAATCCAGCTGGGCACCTAAAAGAATTACCTTAGCATCTTTTTTACCGGGAATTTCAGCAATAATATTAGGATTAACAGTCTCACCTTTTGATTCGGCAGACATATTGATCTTTGCCGTAATTTTTTGCTTGCTTACTAATTTTTCAAGATCATCTGCAGATTTCGCACCGATTGACAAAGCCGGAATTCGGGCCTTATCATCCGGTTCATAATAGACCATTTTAGCGTGGGGAATATCGTTGTAAGCCGTGGTTAATGATCTTATGATTAAAGCCTTTGCTCCTGTTTTAGCAATTACAGAAGCTGAAATGAGTTTTGATTTTGCAGTAATTAAATAAGAATCGCTGGTATTAACGATGGTTGGATCTAAAGGCAGGTTGACGAAGACAATTTTGTCTTTTAACTGTCCTAATGATAAAGAATTCAGCTCGGAAGTCGTATTAATTAAAACAATTTCACCGGTAAGATCTTTTCCTCCGGTTCCTTCAGAATTTCCGAAGGAAAGCATTTTAATACTTTTCCACTCGCCATTTCCTGTTTTTATCTGCAGAGATTCCCTTCCCCTGATCCAGATCGGAGCTTTTGCATCCTGTTTCCAGATGGTTTCAATTCCGATTTCTTTAAACTGTTTTTCAGCCCAGTCAACCGCTTTTGCATATCCCGGAGTTGCGCTGAAACGTGATCCTATGCCTTTTGTAAGCTCACCCAAGTTATTATAGGCTGTTCCGTTGGTCAGAATCTCATCCGAGATTCTTTTAAATTCAGTATGATAATTATATTTAGGAGTAGGAATTGTTTTTTTTACCTGCTTCTTTTGAGAAAATAAAAATCCACCCAAAAAGAGTGGAAATATGATAAGCAATGATTTCTTCATTTTTATACTGACCTTTTTCTTTTCAAAGCATAAAAATAAATAAAAAATTATGAATTAAGGCTTCATATCGTACATTAATAATGCAGTGATCAGTTTTGGTTCAATAAAAGTGCATTTTGGAGGCATGCTTAATTTAAGATCAGAAATTTTAATCATATCGTTGAAACTTACAGGATAGATCCCGAATCCGACTTTGCCTTCTCCGTTGTCAATATTTTCTTTGAGTAATTTAATTCCTTCAAGATTGGAAGTTCCTTTGATATAATTGATTTTATCGGAGCTGTCAGAGTTTTCGATGTTAAGGATATCTTTAATAATATACTTATCCAAAAGGTGATGATCAAGATTTTCTAAAGACATTTCCTGAGAACGGAGATCATGCTTTACATGTAGGGAATAAAACTTCCCGTCAAGATACATCGAAATATGAAATTTCTGAGAAGGGTAGTACGGAGTTTCTCCTTTTTCGTGAATTAAAAAATACTTTTCGATTTTTGCCAAAAACTCTTCGCTGGTCAACCCGTTTAAATCACTGATAATTCTATTGTAATCGTGAATTTTTATAGACTGGTTGGAAACAATAAAACTATAGACAAAATTATAAGTTTCGGTTCCGTTGTGTTTTTTGTTTTTATCTTTCAGGCGTTTTGCGTTCAATGCGGTAGATCCGATTCTGTGGTGTCCGTCTGCAATATAAAATGAATCTATCTGATCGATAACTTCCTTGAACTGCTGTAATTTTAAACGATTGTCAATCCTCCAGATTTTGTGACGTATTCCGATACTGTCTACATGATTGAAAATAGGAACATTTTTCTCCTCATGATTCATCAATAATTCTATTTTTGAATTAGAAGGATAGGTTAACAATACCGGTTCTGCCTGGATGTTTACTTTTTCAAGGTAATGAGCCAGTTTTTCCTTTTTTTGTGGAATTGTACTTTCGTGCCTTTTAATTTTCCCGTTCCAGAAATCTTCAATGCTGCTTAAACCTAAAAGACCTCTGAATACCTGTTTGTTAGGGTAGATTTGTACATAAAGATAATAGGAAGAACTGTCCTGAACCAATATTTTTTCATTCAGAAGCTCTTCGAAGGTAGTTCGGATTTTCCTTAGATTTCTGTCAACATCTTTAGATTTACTTACAACATATGGCTTTATCATATTGATATAAGTATTTTCAACCTGTGCTTTTTCCGCAATTTCAGATTGGGTAAAATTGTCTAGAGGATGTGTAGGAAAAGTTGATTCATAATCTTTATGAGGTCTTATTCCACGAAAAGGTTTAAAAACAGGCATATTTTCTTTTATAGTTCGTTTTTTAACTTAATAATTTGTTCTGCAAGCTCAAGTCCTATTTTTTCCTGAGCATCCACTGTATTTCCACCTACGTGAGGAGACAGTGATAGAGCAGGGTTCATCAATAAAGGCAGTTCAGGATTGGGTTCGTTTTCAAAAACATCCAAAGCTGCTCCGGCTACTTTTCCGGACTCAATAAAGTCGATGAGTGTCACTTCATTAAGTACTCCGCCTCTTGCAGTATTCACAATATAAACACCGTCTTTCATTTTTTCAAATTGAGGCGTGTCTATAATATATTCGTTCGTTTTAGGAGTATTGATACTGATAAAATCCGCTTCTTTCAGGAATGCATTCATATCATTATCAGAAGTGATTTCGAACTTAACACTTTGTCCGTCGAAAAATTCTAAAGTAAGCACTTCCGTTTTAGGTTTTCTGGTTAAAACTTTAACCTTCATTCCTAAAGAAATTCCTATTTTCACTACTTCCTGACCAATACTTCCGAAGCCAATAACTCCTAATGTTTTCCCTGAAAGTTCATAGGCA from Chryseobacterium camelliae includes these protein-coding regions:
- a CDS encoding M20/M25/M40 family metallo-hydrolase, which translates into the protein MKKVLGTICIVLNLAAVAQTKEDSIQFSKISTEILNNGKAYNELRDLTKNIGHRLSGSAAYEKSVQWAAQQLRDAGADKVWLQEVMIPVWERGKESLQIKTDAGKWKSLKMLSLGNSEGTGGKNISGEIIMVKSMDEYEKLPAEKVKDKIVFFNYPFSQSYIETFKGYSDAAKYRTTAASLTAKKGGKFAIIRSLSSAFDDVPHTGAMRYQDDKKIPAVAIGNTVADELEKLLKSQKVTAKLNSNCGMKGERLSHSVIGEITGKKDQNVIVVGGHLDSWDVGEGAHDDGAGIVQSIEVLRTFKKLGIQNNHTIRVVCFANEENGVKGGIQYGKTAKENNEKHIFAIESDAGGFTPRGVALEMDETKRKQIQGWKSLFLPYGAYDFENQYSGTDIYPLRDMGVPTAELVPDSQRYFDIHHTEEDTFEKVNRRELLLGATVMTQLIYMVDKNW
- a CDS encoding DUF1015 domain-containing protein → MPVFKPFRGIRPHKDYESTFPTHPLDNFTQSEIAEKAQVENTYINMIKPYVVSKSKDVDRNLRKIRTTFEELLNEKILVQDSSSYYLYVQIYPNKQVFRGLLGLSSIEDFWNGKIKRHESTIPQKKEKLAHYLEKVNIQAEPVLLTYPSNSKIELLMNHEEKNVPIFNHVDSIGIRHKIWRIDNRLKLQQFKEVIDQIDSFYIADGHHRIGSTALNAKRLKDKNKKHNGTETYNFVYSFIVSNQSIKIHDYNRIISDLNGLTSEEFLAKIEKYFLIHEKGETPYYPSQKFHISMYLDGKFYSLHVKHDLRSQEMSLENLDHHLLDKYIIKDILNIENSDSSDKINYIKGTSNLEGIKLLKENIDNGEGKVGFGIYPVSFNDMIKISDLKLSMPPKCTFIEPKLITALLMYDMKP
- a CDS encoding ATP-dependent Clp protease adaptor ClpS encodes the protein MFFHNHIEDYENPKRQYEEEVLVLDDLDEVYKLVLHNDDVHTFDYVIDSLIEICKHTLEQAEQCTILVHFKGKCTVKTGSMDLLKPMHEKLISRELTSEIV
- a CDS encoding M28 family peptidase, whose protein sequence is MKKSLLIIFPLFLGGFLFSQKKQVKKTIPTPKYNYHTEFKRISDEILTNGTAYNNLGELTKGIGSRFSATPGYAKAVDWAEKQFKEIGIETIWKQDAKAPIWIRGRESLQIKTGNGEWKSIKMLSFGNSEGTGGKDLTGEIVLINTTSELNSLSLGQLKDKIVFVNLPLDPTIVNTSDSYLITAKSKLISASVIAKTGAKALIIRSLTTAYNDIPHAKMVYYEPDDKARIPALSIGAKSADDLEKLVSKQKITAKINMSAESKGETVNPNIIAEIPGKKDAKVILLGAQLDSWDFGEGAIDDGTGVVQCIEVLRTLKALGYENNHTIRVVLFANSENGGQGREMYASSVKKKDEKHIFALGTDAGGYSPRGFSLDMSPQRRRQIFEWKNYFLPYGVYDFDQTDAIQDISPLKKLDIPLAELVVDTQRYFDYHHSVQDTYDKVNKRELLLGSVVMTQMVLMIDQNW
- a CDS encoding D-2-hydroxyacid dehydrogenase codes for the protein MKVLANDGISKAGEQALKNAGIEVLDNRVAQDHVISFINENNVDVLLVRSATKVRQDLIDACPNLKIIGRGGIGMDNIDVEHAIEKGKYIINTPTASSKSVAELVFGHFFSLARFLHESNRLMPLEGDTHFNAMKKSFSNAYELSGKTLGVIGFGSIGQEVVKIGISLGMKVKVLTRKPKTEVLTLEFFDGQSVKFEITSDNDMNAFLKEADFISINTPKTNEYIIDTPQFEKMKDGVYIVNTARGGVLNEVTLIDFIESGKVAGAALDVFENEPNPELPLLMNPALSLSPHVGGNTVDAQEKIGLELAEQIIKLKNEL